A section of the Maniola hyperantus chromosome 23, iAphHyp1.2, whole genome shotgun sequence genome encodes:
- the LOC138403966 gene encoding uncharacterized protein, producing the protein MFRQLNLPYNHIDQSVLGINNASTHIDKMCRLRLKSLNDTFMTNLNCFVLPSLTDNVPCRSLDISNLNIPTDVCLADPHFHTPASVNLILGADIFWDIVGSQRINLGNNKPTLCETRLGWIISGPMNNRFSTSHLPNHIQCNYVNTYPTTDILNQDIQSQLARFWNLEEVNISSSSSYSPEQKLCEEHFIENTTRLEDGRFCVRIPLKENPSVLGDSLHRAKQCFLSLERRLLKQPKLYEMYREFMSEYESLGHMSECELNSDSNAHFIPHHGVLRENSVTTKLRAVFNASSSTTSTNISLNSIQMVGPTVQDDLLSILLRFRQHKYVILADVEKMYRQILVHPDDRYLQRIIWRDNPNQQLKAFELNTVTYGTASAPFLATRCLKQLGLECKDNQIAEIILHDFYVDDLLSGGDDLNVVRNIRSEVTATLASARLPLRKWKSNEPQLVSESTESTHDLNVGGNEPSKTLGLGWQPESDELHFPIGTSITVKGSSKRDVLSVISQIFDPLGLVSPVVIKLKIILQSLWLQNLSWDDPLTPEIQEAWWEVIKNLHVLANLQVPRRVLIDLFVRVEIHAFSDASERAYGACLYVRSIDSSGRILVRLLLAKSRVAPIKATTIPRLELCGAQVAAKLYEKVTSSLRVNAACTVFWTDSTIVLGWLKMLPSKLHTFVRNRVGDILEKTGDCAWRHVPTKQNPADYVSRGVSVDTIQSLDMWWSGPSFLKEPSSNWPSTSVHSDSLPETRTELSCLVKTENSTEFINFDRFSNFNRLRRAIAYVLRFVEACKGRRATTNFLTETELNNSLNVIIRTSQKESFAEYDILLHKKNLPAKSALLKFNVFLDENNLMRVGGRISNSEFSYDKKHPLILQSTHRFTQLLFKYEHTKLMHAGPQLLLASIREVYWPIGGRNLAKATYRRCIRCTRMKGSVVAPIMGDLPRRRLTPGGSPFETVGVDYAGPISSASRQGRGCRIVKVYIAIFICFTTKAIHLELVGDLTSNSYILALRRLVARRGKPRHLYSDNGTSFIGAYNDLTKFLQQNSDSLSSELSNEGINFHFIPAYSPHFGGVWEAGVKSTKFHLLRVLGNSHLTYEELYTTLTQIEAILNSRPLTPLSSHPDDLTPLTPGHFLIGRPLTAIPTEDYQGRKADTHVTRYKRVEQLRQHFWARWSKEYVSELQKRTKWQTPYHTLELNSLVLLKEDNLPPLKWKLGRIVALFPGPDQVARVADVKTASGTVRRSFSRICPLPICEVNQGG; encoded by the coding sequence ATGTTTCGTCAGTTAAATCTGCCTTATAATCATATCGATCAATCTGTACTGGGTATTAATAATGCGTCTACGCATATTGATAAAATGTGTCGCTTGCGTTTGAAGTCATTAAATGATACATTTATGactaatttaaattgttttgttttgccGTCGTTAACAGATAACGTGCCGTGTCGTTCACTCGACATTTCAAaccttaatatacctactgacgTTTGTTTAGCGGATCCTCATTTTCACACACCGGCGTCAGTGAATTTAATATTAGGTGCTGATATTTTTTGGGACATTGTAGGATCGCAAAGAATTAATTTAGGTAATAATAAGCCTACCCTTTGCGAGACTAGGTTAGGGTGGATAATTTCTGGCCCGATGAATAACAGATTTTCCACATCACATCTGCCTAACCATATACAATGTAATTACGTTAACACTTACCCTACCACTGATATACTAAATCAAGATATTCAGAGTCAACTCGCACGTTTTTGGAATTTAGAAGAAGTAAATATTTCCAGTTCATCTAGTTATTCACCGGAACAGAAATTATGTGAGGagcattttattgaaaatactactcgCTTAGAGGACGGTCGTTTTTGCGTGAGAATCCCATTAAAGGAAAATCCTAGTGTTTTAGGCGATTCTTTACATCGAGCCAAACAGTGTTTCTTGTCTTTAGAACGCAGGCTTCTTAAACAACCAAAACTCTATGAAATGTACCGCGAGTTTATGTCCGAATATGAGTCTTTAGGTCACATGTCAGAATGTGAACTTAATTCGGATAGTAATGCACATTTTATCCCACATCACGGCGTGTTGCGTGAGAACAGTGTGACTACTAAATTAAGGGCCGTGTTCAATGCAAGTTCCTCTACCACTAGCACTAATATTAGTCTAAACAGTATTCAGATGGTAGGTCCGACAGTGCAGGACGATTTGTTGTCCATTCTTCTGAGGTTTAGGCAACACAAGTACGTTATTTTAGCCGACGTGGAGAAAATGTATCGGCAGATACTTGTGCATCCTGATGATAGGTATTTACAGCGTATAATATGGCGTGACAACCCTAATCAACAACTTAAGGCATTTGAATTAAATACCGTAACGTATGGTACAGCAAGTGCACCTTTCCTTGCTACCAGATGCCTTAAGCAGCTAGGACTTGAATGTAAGGACAATCAGATCGCTGAAATCATCCTTCACGATTTTTACGTTGACGATCTGTTGAGTGGCGGGGATGATTTAAACGTAGTGCGTAACATTCGTAGTGAAGTAACGGCTACCCTCGCCTCTGCTCGCTTGCCACTGAGAAAGTGGAAGTCTAATGAGCCTCAGTTAGTTTCAGAGTCCACTGAGTCCACGCATGATTTAAATGTAGGGGGTAACGAGCCAAGCAAAACTTTAGGTTTAGGATGGCAACCTGAATCTGATGAGTTGCATTTTCCGATCGGTACTTCGATCACAGTAAAGGGAAGCTCAAAACGTGATGTGCTTTCTGTAATTTCACAGATATTCGATCCATTAGGTCTGGTCTCTCCGGtcgttattaaattaaaaattatattgcaaAGCTTATGGTTACAAAACTTGTCGTGGGATGACCCATTGACGCCGGAGATTCAAGAAGCTTGGTgggaagtaattaaaaatctgcaTGTTTTGGCAAATCTACAAGTACCACGTCGCGTATTAATAGATTTGTTCGTGCGAGTAGAGATTCATGCATTTTCCGATGCGTCGGAAAGGGCTTACGGGGCGTGTCTCTACGTCCGTAGCATTGATAGTAGTGGCAGAATCTTAGTGCGGTTATTACTTGCTAAGAGTAGGGTGGCACCCATTAAAGCCACAACTATCCCTAGGCTTGAGCTTTGTGGAGCTCAGGTTGCAGCGAAGCTGTATGAAAAAGTTACTAGCTCACTTAGAGTTAATGCAGCGTGTACTGTTTTTTGGACCGACTCCACTATTGTATTAGGTTGGCTTAAGATGTTGCCGAGTAAGCTACATACATTTGTTCGCAATCGCGTCGGCGATATTTTAGAAAAGACCGGTGATTGCGCATGGCGACACGTTCCTACTAAGCAAAACCCAGCGGATTATGTGTCACGTGGAGTCAGTGTTGACACTATTCAGTCTCTCGATATGTGGTGGTCAGGACCAAGTTTTTTGAAGGAACCTAGCAGTAATTGGCCTTCTACGTCAGTACATTCCGATTCGCTACCTGAAACGCGTACTGAGTTGTCGTGTTTAGTTAAAACGGAAAATTCAActgaatttattaattttgaccgtttttcaaattttaacagGCTTAGACGTGCAATTGCGTATGTGCTACGTTTTGTTGAAGCATGTAAAGGACGACGTGCTACAACCAATTTTCTCACTGAAACTGaattaaataattcattaaACGTCATTATTCGCACGTCTCAGAAAGAATCCTTTGCAGAGtatgatattttattgcataaGAAAAACTTGCCTGCGAAGAGtgctttattaaaatttaacgtGTTTCTAGATGAGAATAATTTAATGCGGGTTGGCGGTCGTATCAGCAACTCAGAATTTTCGTATGATAAAAAACATCCTTTAATTTTACAGTCCACTCATCGATTCACTcaactattatttaaatacgAACATACGAAACTCATGCACGCTGGGCCACAATTATTGTTGGCTTCGATCAGAGAAGTTTACTGGCCAATCGGTGGCCGTAATTTGGCAAAGGCTACTTATCGTCGTTGCATTCGATGCACACGAATGAAAGGAAGTGTTGTCGCTCCTATTATGGGTGATTTGCCGCGGCGGCGACTTACTCCAGGTGGTTCCCCCTTTGAAACCGTTGGCGTTGACTATGCAGGTCCTATATCTTCCGCAAGTCGTCAAGGACGTGGTTGTCGTATTGTGAAAGTGTACATCGCCATTTTTATATGTTTCACTACCAAGGCTATTCATTTGGAATTGGTAGGTGACTTGACAAGTAATAGCTACATTCTAGCTCTACGTAGACTTGTGGCTCGTCGCGGAAAACCACGCCATCTATATTCTGACAACGGAACTTCATTTATTGGGGCGTACAATGATCTAACCAAGTTTTTGCAACAAAATTCTGACTCACTGTCCAGTGAGCTTTCAAATGAAGGAATTAATTTTCACTTTATTCCGGCGTATTCTCCTCATTTCGGCGGTGTTTGGGAGGCGGGGGTAAAAtccaccaaatttcatttattgcgAGTGCTAGGCAACAGTCATTTAACTTACGAAGAATTGTATACGACTTTAACACAAATTGAGGCAATTTTAAATTCGCGACCACTTACTCCTTTATCTTCGCATCCAGACGACTTGACCCCACTGACCCCTGGCCATTTTTTAATTGGGCGTCCGCTCACAGCTATTCCGACTGAAGATTACCAAGGACGCAAAGCGGACACACATGTGACCAGATACAAAAGAGTTGAGCAACTCCGGCAGCATTTCTGGGCGCGATGGAGCAAGGAGTATGTTTCTGAACTCCAGAAACGTACTAAATGGCAGACACCATACCATACATTGGAACTCAACTCGTTGGTCCTTCTAAAGGAGGATAATCTACCTCCCTTAAAGTGGAAACTGGGAAGAATTGTGGCTCTTTTTCCTGGCCCCGATCAAGTTGCACGAGTGGCTGACGTAAAAACTGCAAGCGGAACTGTGAGAAGATCGTTTTCCCGCATTTGCCCGTTACCAATTTGTGAAGTCAATCAAGGTGGTTGA